A genomic region of Salinibacter pepae contains the following coding sequences:
- a CDS encoding tetratricopeptide repeat protein, translating into MTIRQSALFALALGTLGLLALSGCSAGNPNMSAAEDAMEQERYERALANVDSAIAQDSANAQAYAMKARILRQMADSTAPPEAYKQRYRQARQAEEKAIEFDPGRRSDIKNQRELAFIQEFQKGADAFNRAQQSSQKSDYLRAAAYFGAAGAIRPDSTGPIRNEAFARLQAARLEGGDQGMQEMSNVIPILERYLEKEDEPERDVYSILSQLYRQGDQPEQALEVTERALDDLSSRPTHFRIQGTRGLSYTGTIEAGGTSRQVKGTTPDRIELSTSDGTVTGAFRKQDGGKKQTKGRLQVGLYTQGTQVANSRTTALEEITISEDLSSVTPLAELQNQRLSALNSTGNTEKAMQAYREQIEKNPENARYRYNYGSLLLNSDRYDEAIEQLSEAVKLDGDDPKKQYNLGAAYLNKGVVLQDSLVSARDSVMDQNRKPTQEEAQMIKDLDEQRLQFFQNAIPPLERARQLAGPNGQYRQNACSALLQAYVQTEQTDKAEDVKQCAGAGGNTSGGSGGR; encoded by the coding sequence TCAGCGCTCTTTGCACTCGCCCTGGGGACCCTCGGCCTTCTGGCCCTTTCGGGGTGCTCGGCCGGAAACCCGAACATGAGCGCCGCCGAGGACGCCATGGAGCAGGAACGCTACGAGCGGGCCCTCGCCAATGTCGACTCGGCCATTGCCCAGGACTCGGCCAACGCTCAGGCCTACGCAATGAAGGCCCGGATCCTGCGCCAGATGGCCGACAGCACGGCGCCGCCCGAGGCGTACAAGCAACGCTACCGGCAGGCCCGCCAGGCGGAGGAGAAGGCCATCGAGTTCGACCCGGGACGACGAAGCGACATCAAAAACCAGCGCGAACTCGCGTTTATCCAGGAGTTTCAGAAGGGCGCCGATGCCTTCAACCGGGCCCAGCAGTCAAGCCAGAAGTCCGATTACCTGCGCGCAGCGGCGTACTTCGGGGCCGCGGGCGCGATCCGTCCGGACTCGACAGGGCCCATCCGGAACGAGGCCTTTGCCCGCCTGCAGGCCGCCCGCCTCGAAGGGGGCGACCAGGGCATGCAGGAGATGTCCAACGTGATCCCCATTCTGGAGCGCTACCTCGAGAAGGAGGACGAGCCCGAAAGGGACGTGTACAGCATTCTTTCCCAGCTGTACCGCCAGGGGGACCAGCCGGAACAGGCACTTGAGGTGACCGAACGGGCCCTCGACGATCTCTCGAGCCGTCCCACCCACTTCCGCATCCAGGGGACGCGTGGCCTGAGCTACACCGGGACCATCGAGGCCGGCGGCACCTCCCGACAGGTGAAGGGCACCACGCCGGACCGGATTGAGTTGTCGACCAGCGACGGCACGGTCACCGGCGCCTTCCGGAAGCAGGACGGCGGCAAGAAGCAGACGAAGGGGCGCCTGCAGGTCGGCCTGTACACCCAAGGCACCCAGGTGGCCAACAGCCGGACCACCGCGCTCGAAGAGATCACGATCTCGGAAGACCTATCCAGCGTGACGCCCCTCGCGGAACTTCAAAACCAGCGCCTGAGTGCCCTCAACAGCACCGGAAACACCGAAAAGGCCATGCAGGCCTACCGGGAGCAAATTGAGAAGAACCCGGAGAATGCACGCTACCGGTACAACTACGGCTCCCTCCTGCTGAACTCCGACCGGTACGACGAGGCAATCGAGCAGCTTAGCGAGGCCGTGAAGCTGGACGGCGACGACCCCAAGAAGCAGTACAACCTCGGTGCGGCCTATCTGAACAAGGGCGTCGTTTTGCAGGACAGCCTAGTGTCCGCCCGCGACTCCGTGATGGACCAGAACCGCAAGCCAACCCAGGAGGAGGCGCAGATGATTAAGGACCTGGACGAACAGCGCCTCCAATTTTTCCAAAACGCCATTCCGCCCCTGGAGCGGGCCCGGCAGCTGGCCGGCCCGAACGGGCAGTACCGACAGAACGCGTGCTCGGCCCTCCTCCAGGCCTACGTGCAGACCGAGCAGACGGACAAGGCTGAAGACGTAAAACAGTGTGCCGGTGCGGGCGGCAACACGAGCGGCGGAAGCGGGGGACGATAG
- a CDS encoding cystathionine gamma-synthase, with product MPDSSPHDDAALEAPEADGFGTRAVHAGQQPDPSTGAVMTPIYQTSTYAQAAPGEHKGHEYSRVSNPTRTALEGNLASLEGAEHGIAFSSGVAGIDAIVKSLRPGDHVVATDDLYGGTYRLLREVFEPLNIQTSFVDMSDPDAVTDAFTEDTALLWVETPTNPLMRLVDIEALAERAHAHDITVAVDNTFATPYLQQPLAHGADLVLHSATKYLGGHSDLILGAVCTNSDEWAEKLRFQIKSTGAAPGPMDCFLTLRGTKTLHLRMEQHCSSARRLAQMLNAHDKVGHVRYPGLPSHPGHALAQKQMSDYGGMISFELADDEMDKALAVLDAAEVFTLAESLGGVESLIEHPASMTHASIPAEEREKIGLTDSLIRLSVGVESFGDLRDDLDRALSRV from the coding sequence ATGCCCGACTCTTCCCCCCACGATGATGCTGCCCTTGAGGCCCCCGAGGCCGATGGATTCGGAACCCGGGCCGTGCACGCCGGGCAACAGCCCGACCCCTCCACCGGCGCGGTCATGACGCCCATCTACCAGACCTCCACGTACGCCCAGGCCGCCCCGGGCGAGCACAAGGGGCACGAGTACTCGCGGGTCTCGAACCCCACCCGCACGGCCCTGGAGGGCAATCTGGCCTCCCTGGAGGGGGCCGAGCACGGCATCGCGTTCAGCTCCGGCGTGGCCGGCATCGACGCCATCGTCAAGAGCCTCCGCCCCGGCGACCACGTCGTGGCGACGGACGACCTGTACGGCGGCACCTACCGGCTGCTCCGGGAGGTCTTCGAGCCGCTCAACATTCAGACCTCCTTCGTGGACATGAGCGACCCGGACGCGGTGACGGACGCGTTCACCGAGGACACGGCACTGCTCTGGGTCGAGACGCCCACCAACCCGCTCATGCGGCTGGTCGACATTGAAGCACTCGCCGAGCGGGCCCACGCCCATGACATCACGGTGGCCGTGGACAACACCTTCGCCACCCCCTACCTGCAACAGCCCCTCGCCCACGGCGCCGACCTCGTCCTCCACTCCGCCACGAAGTACCTGGGCGGCCACTCCGACCTCATCCTCGGGGCCGTGTGTACGAACTCGGACGAGTGGGCGGAGAAGCTGCGCTTTCAGATCAAGAGCACCGGCGCCGCCCCCGGGCCCATGGACTGCTTCCTGACGCTGCGCGGGACCAAAACCCTTCACCTGCGCATGGAGCAGCACTGCTCCAGCGCCCGGCGGCTGGCCCAGATGCTCAACGCCCACGACAAGGTGGGGCACGTGCGGTACCCTGGCCTTCCCTCCCACCCCGGCCACGCCCTGGCGCAGAAGCAAATGTCGGACTACGGCGGCATGATCTCGTTCGAGCTGGCCGACGACGAGATGGACAAGGCCCTCGCCGTTCTGGACGCCGCCGAGGTCTTTACCCTCGCCGAGAGCCTCGGCGGGGTGGAGAGCCTCATCGAACACCCGGCCTCGATGACCCACGCCTCCATCCCCGCCGAGGAGCGCGAAAAGATCGGGCTTACGGACTCGCTGATTCGCCTGAGCGTCGGGGTGGAGTCGTTCGGGGACCTGCGCGACGACCTCGATCGCGCACTGTCCCGCGTCTAG
- a CDS encoding DUF427 domain-containing protein has product MPTPTTPEPDQESVWDYPRPPALEPEDRRIRVLFNEVTIADTTGALRVLETSHPPVYYLPPDDIATEHLEREQQTTMCEFKGRAVYYTLTVGGRSARSAAWGYPDPTARFAELQDYVTFYASKVDACYVGEEEARAQEGDFYGGWITDDVVGPFKGGPGTMGW; this is encoded by the coding sequence ATGCCAACCCCCACCACACCCGAGCCCGATCAAGAATCCGTCTGGGACTATCCCCGCCCGCCAGCCCTCGAACCGGAAGATCGGCGCATCCGGGTCCTCTTCAACGAGGTGACCATCGCCGACACGACCGGGGCGCTGCGGGTTCTCGAGACGAGCCATCCGCCGGTGTACTACCTGCCCCCGGACGACATCGCCACCGAGCACCTGGAGCGCGAGCAGCAGACCACGATGTGCGAGTTCAAGGGGCGGGCCGTGTACTACACCCTCACGGTGGGCGGCCGCTCCGCGCGGAGCGCGGCCTGGGGCTATCCGGACCCGACGGCCCGGTTTGCCGAGCTGCAGGACTACGTTACGTTTTACGCCAGCAAGGTCGACGCGTGCTACGTGGGCGAGGAGGAGGCCCGCGCGCAGGAGGGCGACTTTTACGGCGGGTGGATTACCGACGACGTCGTGGGGCCCTTTAAGGGCGGGCCCGGCACGATGGGGTGGTAG
- a CDS encoding AMP-binding protein, with protein METTTPPSRSGSAARPAPAAPTEVVADLRAARSQCSFDGATAGENPWRGLFYEHLRDEGLPALVKNGAATPAGSLWTGARRWTDSFREASLRAGDRLVVALPPSTAFVQVLIAALWEGVTVAVARPDDDIDGVCAALDARAAVAPEFGPCRWTADPYAGPASVPDALRPVETPPTPAVRFLLRTSGTTERARWIALSDRNVLSVLASHLPHLTLRRARVLSVLPWSHVFGLVLDLLPALLAGAEIIRDPAGGRDPKSLVALGEAWGATHLSAVPLTIRRLWATDRGPALLRRLHGGIVGGAPVAGPLADRLSETRLRAGYGQTEAAPGIALGAPGEWAAHYLGRPLGCQVRVAEDGELLFEGPNACVGVWRRHEGLDRRAPNRTVRTGDLVRREGDALYFEGRKDTAFKLSNGRFVRAGAWEARLKGQFPSLHDALLFTPAGEDLSVALCVDPSASEGPSEAALRDVLGRLGTRLSGCVRVAPEDWAQEGKGTVDRDEMIRRLRATPSSD; from the coding sequence ATGGAGACGACGACTCCCCCATCTCGATCGGGCAGCGCTGCGCGGCCCGCGCCGGCGGCCCCCACCGAGGTTGTTGCGGACCTGCGCGCTGCGCGCTCACAGTGCTCGTTCGATGGGGCGACCGCCGGCGAGAACCCGTGGCGGGGGCTGTTTTACGAGCACCTGCGGGACGAGGGGCTGCCCGCCCTCGTGAAGAACGGTGCCGCAACCCCGGCAGGATCGCTGTGGACGGGGGCCCGGCGGTGGACGGACTCGTTCCGCGAGGCGTCGCTCCGGGCCGGAGACCGGCTCGTCGTGGCCCTGCCGCCGTCAACGGCCTTCGTGCAGGTCCTCATCGCTGCGTTGTGGGAGGGCGTCACCGTTGCGGTGGCGCGGCCGGACGACGACATCGATGGCGTGTGCGCGGCCCTGGACGCCCGGGCCGCGGTCGCCCCCGAGTTCGGACCGTGCCGCTGGACTGCGGATCCGTACGCGGGGCCGGCCTCCGTGCCGGATGCGCTCCGGCCAGTGGAGACGCCCCCGACCCCTGCCGTTCGCTTTCTCCTGCGCACCTCGGGCACCACGGAGCGGGCCCGATGGATTGCGCTCTCGGACCGCAACGTGTTGTCGGTGCTGGCGAGTCACCTCCCGCACCTGACCTTGCGCCGGGCGCGCGTGCTGTCCGTGCTTCCCTGGTCGCACGTCTTCGGGCTGGTGCTGGACCTGCTGCCGGCGCTCCTGGCCGGTGCCGAAATCATCCGGGATCCGGCCGGAGGGCGCGATCCCAAGTCCCTGGTGGCCCTGGGCGAGGCGTGGGGGGCCACCCACCTTTCGGCCGTGCCGCTCACGATTCGGCGCCTGTGGGCGACCGACCGCGGCCCCGCGCTGCTTCGCCGCCTGCATGGGGGCATCGTGGGGGGCGCCCCGGTGGCAGGGCCGCTCGCGGATCGCCTGTCGGAGACGCGGCTCCGTGCGGGGTACGGGCAGACCGAGGCTGCGCCCGGCATTGCGCTGGGGGCGCCGGGCGAGTGGGCCGCACACTACCTGGGGCGCCCCCTCGGATGCCAGGTGCGGGTGGCAGAAGACGGCGAACTGTTGTTTGAGGGGCCGAACGCCTGCGTGGGCGTGTGGCGGCGGCACGAGGGCCTCGATCGACGGGCCCCGAATCGGACCGTCCGCACGGGCGACCTCGTCCGTCGGGAGGGCGATGCCCTCTACTTCGAAGGACGCAAAGACACGGCATTCAAGCTGTCGAACGGACGTTTCGTCCGGGCCGGGGCGTGGGAGGCACGCCTCAAGGGCCAGTTTCCGAGTCTCCACGACGCCCTGTTGTTTACGCCGGCCGGGGAGGACCTGTCGGTCGCCCTCTGCGTCGATCCGTCGGCCTCGGAGGGGCCCTCTGAGGCGGCACTCCGGGACGTACTCGGAAGGTTGGGAACACGACTCTCCGGGTGTGTCCGGGTTGCCCCTGAGGACTGGGCCCAGGAGGGCAAGGGGACGGTCGATCGGGACGAGATGATCCGTCGACTTCGGGCGACCCCTTCCTCAGACTAG
- the glmM gene encoding phosphoglucosamine mutase, translated as MATNDTLIASISGIRGIVGQGLDPSVLVRYAGAFGTWCRERANAVDRPSRVVVGRDARPSGDACAQIVIGTLRGMGCDVVDLGMATTPTVEMAVLQEEAAGGIVMSASHNPEEWNALKLLNEAGEFLTPAQGEAVIERAEAGEAAPVPHAALGGYRSRNALPEHIDEILALDLIDPGRIAAQNLSVVVDGINSVGGVALPRLLHRLGVAEENVHCLHCDPTGAFAHPAEPRPDHLTELTAAVPEHEADLGLAVDPDADRLALVDDQGRFVLEELTQVLAADFLWRHREGPFVTNLSSSRAIDDVAARHGQPVYRSAVGEINVVQRMKEVDAVLGGEGNGGVILPGLHYGRDALAGTALVLQHLADSGRSLGTLHDDLPHYAMAKDNLPLPDVAPDRLLAALAEKYSGTNQSTLDGLKINFDESWVHMRPSNTEPILRVYTEAPTQDDAQALADRFCGELREQIDALEAT; from the coding sequence ATGGCTACGAACGACACCCTGATTGCGTCCATCTCCGGCATCCGTGGCATCGTCGGGCAGGGCCTGGATCCTTCCGTCCTCGTGCGGTATGCCGGGGCCTTCGGCACGTGGTGTCGTGAACGGGCCAATGCCGTGGACCGCCCATCCCGTGTCGTCGTGGGGCGCGACGCCCGCCCATCCGGAGACGCCTGCGCCCAGATCGTCATTGGGACGCTGCGCGGGATGGGGTGCGACGTGGTGGACCTCGGAATGGCCACCACGCCCACCGTCGAGATGGCCGTGCTGCAGGAAGAAGCCGCCGGCGGCATCGTGATGAGCGCCTCGCACAACCCGGAAGAGTGGAACGCCCTCAAGCTGCTCAACGAGGCGGGAGAGTTTCTGACGCCGGCACAAGGGGAGGCCGTCATTGAACGTGCCGAGGCCGGAGAGGCCGCCCCTGTACCGCACGCCGCCCTCGGCGGGTACCGCTCCCGCAACGCCCTTCCCGAGCACATCGACGAGATCTTGGCCCTCGACCTCATTGATCCGGGGCGGATCGCCGCGCAGAACCTGAGCGTGGTTGTGGACGGCATCAACTCCGTGGGCGGGGTTGCCCTGCCGCGCCTCCTGCACCGCCTGGGCGTGGCCGAAGAGAACGTCCACTGCCTCCACTGCGATCCCACCGGCGCCTTTGCCCATCCCGCCGAGCCGCGCCCCGATCACCTCACTGAGCTCACGGCGGCGGTGCCCGAGCACGAGGCCGACCTCGGGCTGGCGGTGGACCCCGACGCCGACCGCCTCGCCCTGGTCGACGACCAGGGGCGCTTCGTGCTGGAAGAGCTTACTCAGGTGCTGGCGGCGGACTTCCTGTGGCGGCACCGCGAGGGGCCCTTCGTGACCAACCTGTCCTCGTCCCGGGCCATCGACGACGTGGCCGCCCGCCACGGCCAGCCGGTCTACCGCTCCGCCGTCGGCGAGATCAACGTGGTGCAGCGCATGAAGGAGGTCGACGCTGTGCTGGGCGGGGAGGGGAACGGCGGCGTCATTCTACCGGGCCTGCACTACGGCCGGGATGCCCTCGCCGGAACGGCCCTCGTTCTTCAACACCTGGCCGACTCGGGGCGGTCCCTGGGAACGCTCCACGACGACCTGCCCCACTACGCCATGGCGAAGGACAACCTGCCGCTCCCCGACGTGGCCCCCGACCGGCTCCTCGCAGCGCTGGCGGAGAAATACAGTGGCACGAACCAGTCGACCCTCGATGGGCTCAAAATCAACTTCGACGAGTCCTGGGTGCACATGCGGCCCTCCAATACCGAACCCATTCTCCGGGTGTACACGGAAGCCCCGACCCAGGACGACGCGCAGGCCCTCGCGGACCGCTTTTGTGGAGAACTGCGGGAGCAGATCGATGCACTGGAGGCGACGTAG
- a CDS encoding COX15/CtaA family protein: protein MSPSRSRASDWTWRRRFSACTVLLTVFLLSWGGVVTSIGAGMAFPDWPTSLGSYNLINPVEEWWLVPAYLAEHGHRLIASLVGAFTVALAAWTWWEDPRAWMRKLGLAAVALVVLQGLLGGLRVLWVSLDLAMVHACVAQLFFAVLVAMTLFVTDTWRRRDGVLPQTDSARHLRRWAYAAAVFIYLQIVLGALLRHPGAGMSGGYTTLHVAGAFAVVGVVLGAFVVAEKHFDSVPAVRRTAWVLLGTMGLQFALGLASLLLTLYEPGGQAGVIAYVVLTVAHLVVGAVLLGASVVMSLLTSRRPQHASPSAPTSGATRDVPERSLARAEP from the coding sequence ATGTCTCCCTCACGTTCTCGTGCTTCCGACTGGACCTGGCGCCGCCGGTTCTCGGCGTGTACGGTCCTCCTGACCGTCTTTCTCCTCTCCTGGGGTGGGGTGGTGACCAGTATCGGCGCCGGCATGGCGTTTCCGGACTGGCCCACCTCGCTCGGCTCCTACAACCTCATCAATCCGGTTGAGGAGTGGTGGCTGGTGCCGGCCTATCTCGCCGAGCACGGGCACCGCCTCATCGCGAGCCTCGTCGGCGCGTTCACGGTGGCGTTGGCCGCCTGGACCTGGTGGGAGGACCCACGGGCCTGGATGCGGAAGCTGGGCCTCGCGGCCGTCGCGCTGGTCGTCCTTCAGGGCCTCCTTGGGGGCCTGCGCGTCCTTTGGGTCTCGCTGGACCTCGCGATGGTGCATGCCTGCGTCGCGCAGCTCTTCTTCGCCGTCCTGGTGGCCATGACGCTATTCGTCACCGACACGTGGCGCCGCCGGGACGGCGTGTTGCCCCAGACCGACTCCGCCCGTCACCTGCGCCGCTGGGCGTACGCCGCGGCCGTGTTCATCTACCTGCAGATTGTCCTGGGGGCCCTGCTGCGGCACCCGGGGGCGGGCATGTCGGGGGGCTACACGACGCTGCACGTCGCCGGGGCCTTTGCGGTGGTTGGGGTCGTCCTCGGGGCCTTCGTGGTCGCGGAAAAGCACTTTGACTCGGTGCCGGCGGTGCGCCGCACCGCCTGGGTCCTGCTTGGCACCATGGGGCTTCAGTTTGCCCTCGGCCTCGCATCCCTGCTTCTCACCCTGTACGAGCCGGGCGGTCAGGCCGGCGTCATTGCGTACGTGGTGCTCACGGTGGCTCACCTCGTGGTCGGCGCCGTGCTGCTCGGGGCGTCGGTCGTGATGAGCCTGTTGACGTCGCGTCGCCCCCAACACGCATCCCCCTCTGCCCCCACCAGTGGCGCGACGCGGGACGTCCCCGAGCGGTCGCTCGCAAGGGCCGAGCCGTAG
- the cyoE gene encoding heme o synthase, protein MESPPNGSSDSPVAVTTAPSTTDAQASGRTLGAVLWDYLILAKPEISSVVTLSAFAGFLIGSPTGLDGGTLLWTMLGTALCAGGVGTLNHVLERRYDAQMKRTAQRPLPAGRADPKMARRVGILLICLAVGLLCPLVNVLTAVLAALTAVLYLFVYTPLKRTTKWNTLVGTVPGALPALGGYTAATGHLGAGGWATFGILATWQMPHFLSLAWMYRKDYARGDYAMLPVVEPDGNSTAAQMIGFAALLVPVSVLPVLTEAAGWIYGAGVVPLGLWFLWTTIVFHGERTGQKAKRVLKASVLYIPGLVALLLVDWFL, encoded by the coding sequence ATGGAGTCCCCACCCAACGGGTCGTCCGACTCCCCTGTGGCCGTTACGACGGCCCCCTCTACGACCGACGCGCAGGCCTCCGGGCGCACCCTCGGGGCCGTGCTCTGGGACTACCTCATCCTGGCCAAGCCCGAAATTTCGTCGGTGGTCACCCTGTCGGCGTTCGCGGGCTTTTTGATCGGGTCCCCGACCGGGCTGGACGGCGGCACGTTGCTCTGGACCATGCTCGGTACGGCCCTCTGTGCCGGAGGCGTGGGCACGCTCAACCACGTGCTGGAGCGACGGTACGACGCGCAAATGAAGCGGACGGCACAGCGCCCCCTTCCCGCCGGACGGGCCGACCCCAAGATGGCCCGGCGCGTGGGCATCCTCCTGATCTGCCTTGCCGTTGGCCTCCTGTGCCCACTCGTCAATGTCCTCACGGCCGTGCTGGCGGCCCTCACGGCCGTGCTGTACCTGTTCGTCTACACGCCCCTGAAGCGGACGACGAAATGGAACACGCTGGTCGGGACGGTGCCGGGGGCGCTTCCGGCCCTGGGCGGCTACACGGCCGCAACCGGCCACCTTGGAGCGGGCGGATGGGCGACCTTTGGGATCCTCGCGACGTGGCAGATGCCCCACTTTCTGTCCCTGGCCTGGATGTACCGGAAGGACTACGCGCGCGGCGACTACGCCATGCTGCCGGTCGTGGAGCCGGACGGCAACTCCACCGCGGCTCAGATGATCGGCTTCGCCGCGCTGCTCGTGCCCGTGAGCGTTCTGCCGGTCCTGACCGAGGCCGCCGGGTGGATCTACGGCGCCGGCGTGGTGCCGCTCGGCCTGTGGTTCCTGTGGACGACGATCGTCTTCCACGGGGAGCGGACGGGGCAAAAGGCCAAGCGTGTTCTGAAAGCATCAGTGCTTTACATCCCGGGCCTCGTGGCCCTCCTGCTCGTGGACTGGTTTCTCTGA
- a CDS encoding ABC transporter ATP-binding protein, which yields MPAPAVDIQKVHHSYGAHPALRDVTLQVDPGALYGLLGPNGSGKTTLFRILSTLMPPSEGRARVFGLDTARESGAVRQRIGTVFQEAALDEALTVRENLRFQGALYGLHGAERRERTEDLLRRLDVADRAADPVADLSGGLRRRVDLARGLLHRPDLLLLDEPTSGLDPAARRTFWAAVQQLRADEGTTLLLATHLMDEAERCDRVGILSDGALVADGRPSTLKADLGDETIWLEADAPPALRDRIEAQFGVPTRIVGATVQVAPPDPPAFLSSLYEALSDHIRSATIRTPTLEDVFMVHAGVSPTESRERVLARGDDSND from the coding sequence ATGCCCGCCCCTGCCGTCGACATTCAAAAGGTGCACCACAGCTACGGGGCCCACCCGGCCCTGCGGGACGTCACCCTCCAGGTGGACCCGGGCGCGCTGTACGGCCTGCTCGGCCCCAACGGCAGCGGCAAGACAACGCTTTTCCGAATCCTGTCGACACTGATGCCCCCCTCGGAGGGCCGGGCGCGCGTCTTTGGGCTCGATACGGCTCGGGAGTCCGGGGCCGTGCGGCAACGCATCGGGACGGTCTTCCAGGAGGCGGCCCTCGACGAGGCGTTGACCGTCCGCGAGAACCTGCGGTTTCAGGGCGCCCTTTATGGCCTGCACGGCGCGGAGCGTCGCGAGCGCACCGAAGACCTGCTCCGGCGCCTCGACGTGGCCGACCGGGCGGCCGATCCGGTCGCCGACCTGTCGGGGGGGCTCCGGCGCCGCGTGGACCTCGCCCGCGGCCTGCTGCACCGCCCGGACCTGCTGCTGCTCGACGAGCCGACCTCGGGCCTCGACCCCGCCGCCCGACGCACGTTCTGGGCGGCCGTGCAGCAATTGCGGGCGGACGAGGGGACCACGCTCCTGCTGGCGACCCACCTCATGGACGAGGCGGAGCGCTGCGACCGGGTCGGCATTCTCTCGGACGGGGCCCTGGTGGCCGACGGCCGGCCGAGCACCCTGAAGGCCGACCTGGGGGACGAAACCATCTGGCTGGAGGCCGACGCCCCCCCCGCCCTGCGCGACCGCATCGAGGCCCAGTTCGGCGTGCCGACCCGCATCGTGGGCGCGACCGTGCAGGTCGCTCCGCCCGATCCGCCCGCGTTCCTGTCGTCGCTCTACGAGGCCCTGAGCGACCACATCCGGAGCGCCACGATCCGGACGCCAACCCTGGAGGACGTGTTCATGGTCCATGCCGGCGTCTCCCCCACGGAGTCCCGCGAGCGCGTTCTCGCCCGCGGGGACGACTCGAACGACTAA
- a CDS encoding ABC transporter permease → MSALRTIGALTAREMLKFVRDRSRVLGALAQPLALWLLLGLGFQNTFQPPQGSVGGSYGAFLLPGILALVLLFTAIFSTISIVEERTSGFLQAVLVAPTPRTALVFGTTLGGTLLATVQALLFLGALPLIDLSPGVAGVGMIVAVCLLTGLAFTALGFAIAWRMETTRGFHAVMNLFLLPLWFLSGAMFPVDGAAPVLQVVMWGNPVSYAVSGLRHGFHGFAGTPAALAGPGVCLAVTGAFAVLMTGLAVWQVRRPFFQT, encoded by the coding sequence ATGAGTGCACTGCGCACCATTGGGGCCCTCACGGCCCGCGAAATGCTCAAGTTTGTCCGCGACCGAAGCCGCGTGCTGGGCGCCCTCGCACAGCCGCTGGCCCTCTGGCTCCTGTTGGGGCTGGGGTTTCAGAACACCTTTCAGCCCCCGCAGGGCAGCGTCGGGGGGAGCTACGGGGCGTTTCTCCTACCGGGCATCCTCGCCCTGGTGCTCCTCTTCACCGCCATCTTCTCCACCATCTCCATCGTCGAGGAGCGCACGTCGGGCTTCCTTCAGGCCGTTCTGGTCGCCCCCACCCCGCGCACGGCGCTCGTCTTCGGCACCACCCTGGGGGGCACCCTGCTGGCCACGGTTCAGGCCCTGCTGTTTCTGGGCGCCCTGCCGCTCATCGATCTCTCGCCCGGCGTGGCGGGGGTGGGCATGATCGTAGCCGTGTGCCTCCTCACGGGCCTGGCCTTCACCGCCCTCGGCTTCGCCATCGCGTGGCGCATGGAGACCACGCGCGGTTTCCACGCGGTCATGAACCTGTTTCTGCTGCCGCTCTGGTTTCTGTCGGGGGCCATGTTTCCGGTGGACGGGGCGGCGCCGGTGCTGCAGGTCGTGATGTGGGGCAACCCGGTCTCCTACGCCGTCAGTGGCCTCCGGCACGGCTTCCACGGGTTTGCCGGCACGCCCGCCGCCCTGGCAGGGCCGGGCGTGTGCCTGGCCGTGACCGGTGCCTTCGCGGTGCTCATGACGGGGCTGGCGGTGTGGCAGGTGCGTCGGCCTTTCTTCCAAACGTGA